The following DNA comes from Miscanthus floridulus cultivar M001 chromosome 5, ASM1932011v1, whole genome shotgun sequence.
AGAGGACTGGCTGCCTCGTGGCTCCGGCCTCCGGTTGGCCCTCCGCTTTGCTTGGAAGACCGGCGCCGgcccgaccccgaccccgatCCCGCCCGGCAGAGGGCAGACCAGCCAACACGACCTCCGCTTTGCGTCCCCCGCGGTCCATCCAAGGATTGACCCACTCCAGTTTCACCGAACAAGTGAACGGCACACAAGTGACCGCACCATCGTCTCCGGTAGTTTCTCTTCTTGTTCTGAACAAACAAACATACACGAACCAGCCGATTCGAATGCTCTATTTACTGCCGCGACTACCAACAACAACACTGTAGGACACAAAAAACTGATGCTAGGCTCATAATAATACTAGAGGAAATTATTTCCTCGGCCCTCGAAAAAAAGTGGTACTTAGTTTCTTggtctattttttttttctcgaacttgCTTATTTGATCTTAAAACGAATTTCCTTTGGTTTTCTGGTCTTTTCGTTAGTTTGATGCATTAGGCCAAGGAACTAATTAATCATAAACCTTATGGCATATACATATATACACTACCTTAATAAGCGTTCGCACATGATGATtattccatccatccatccatcctgcCTGCCATGTTTCCGTTCCGcatatttattataaaaaataaagcTCGCGGGTGTTTGCAAATCACACACTATTTGTTtggttgtggcttgtcgtaaaagatcataaattttcagccggaacagtatttttctctcacacaaaccagccagcaatacttcttcatgaaccagcaacgatacgaaccagccaaccgaacaggctgtatgtaAACCGGCCGTCTGGATAGACATGCGATCCTTTTGCTAGTCATCATAAAGGTAGAAACTGAAACAAACATTCAGCTATTAAGGTACTccattcgttctaaattataagtcgctttgatttttttttatagatccattttgctatgtaagcgaatataatttggaacggagggaatattttttttaaaaaggataAAAGATAGCTTTTGAGAGAAATaaaataaaagttgaaaacacactAACATAAAATAGGGGTTTCCTTAGTTTTTTATGCGTTGAGAAACTAAAAAATTATTAAAATACAATAGCAAAACCAACAACCAACAAGCACAAGCTAAAAGATAGAAATACAGCTTTTAAGCCAAGTTTAAAAGCTACATACCAAGAAAACAGGCCTAATGCATATGGTACACTCAAAAAGAAGGTTTTGTTTAGTGGATGTCGTTGTATGAGCAGAAGCTGAAATATGTCCTTGCTGCAAGGCCCAGGCCTCGTTTAGTTTGCGAaaagttttctaaaaaaatgctatagtagttatcacatcgaatcttgcgatacgtgcatagagcattaaatgtagatgaaaaaaaactaattgcacagtttggatgaaaattgcgagacgaacattttgagcctaattagtccatgattaaaccctaattgacaaataaaaacgaaagtgctacggtagctaAATTTTCAACTTTCACCTCACTAAACACAGCCCTAATGCATATGGTACACTCAAAAGTCGTCCCGGCTGGATAGATACAAATAAAAATACAGTGCATCTCATGTTGGATCCACGCATCACTCTTAACCCAAGAGTTTCTATGTCCGCTGATACATATATAATATAATCAAACATTTTGCATGACTGTTCCATCTAGAATACAAGGTTGCTAACTCACTATACAACAAATCAAATATTCATTTTTCCCCCAAGTCATTTACATGTACTGCATTTAGCATGCTTCACTCATCTAGAATGTATAAGATGTACGGAGTATTCATGTGAAAGCAACCAAACGCAGCTGTTGGCTGTTGGGTAGAGAATAGAGAACTAGAGACCAGAGAGGCAGAGACCAAAGAAGCAAGGAAGGCAGCTGTGCTTTGCCGAGAGGTGCGTCCGTGCAGGCAGGCCGCGCCTAGTCGCTTGGCATCCACACCACACCACGCCACACGGCCACATCAAAGCCAAGAACCAACTCATCGGGCGCGGAGACCACAGCGGGGGGAAAAGCGAGGAACAGGGTGGGAGCGGGGCGGGCGGGCGCGGGAGGGGAGGAGAAATCATGGAGCCGATTTGCTGTGGAGATTCGGGCGCGTGATCCGGTCGGATCTTGCTTTCCCGGGGGGCGATCGAGGCCACGCCGCTGCTGCGGTGCCTGCCGGTGCGTGGGCGCCtgtgccgtgccgtgccatggCTGTGCCGCTCCTCGCCTATATCCCCCGCCTCCCTCACCCCGCCGCCTGCCGCCGCATTCAGTAAAGCAACATAACCTTCTACCTTGCCCCACCGCTACCCCGCCGCGGCCACGAGGAGGAAGGCGACGACGCCTCCCGGTCTGCAGGCCTAGCTGTTAAGGAGCCGAGGGACGCAGAGGCGTGTGCGCGCTGGTCGTTCTGGTCGTCCGTTCGGCTGTTCCCGTCCCACGCCGCCATGACGGTGGTGGATGCCGAGTCGCGGTTCCATGTCCTCGCGGTGGACGACAGCATCGTCGACAGGAAGCTCATCGAGATGCTCCTCAAGAACTCGTCCTACCACGGTGAGCCTCAGCCGCGGCGACACCTGGCCGCCCCTCAGCCTTGAGCAGGACAGGACAGGGACAGTGTGTGTCCGTCCTGTCCGTGTTTCTTGGAGTTGAGTTTTTTCTCTTCTTTCCTGCGGCGAAATTCCCTCTCATCATTGGTTTCCAATCGCGTCCTTGTTCTTCAGTGACCACGGTCGATTCCGGGAGCAAGGCGCTGGAGCTGCTGGGGCTGAGGGACAACGACGCGGAGGACGCATCGTCGCCGTCGTCCTCCTCCCCTGACCAGCAGGTAAAGGATAATGGATCCCTCGCCTTCGCCTCTTGCCTTCTCCATCCCCTTCCTTCTCGGATTGGCAGGCACCCTGTTCTGTACCAACCTCTGTTCTTGTTCGTGCTACAGGAGATCGATGTGAATCTCATCATCACTGACTACTGCATGCCAGGCATGACAGGATACGATCTGCTCAAGAGGGTGAAGGTGAGGGGCCTTCAATTAAATTCCTTCCCCCTGTTCGGGCGCTCATTTATAATCCTCATGGTCCACGAACCACCGCGGAGTAAAAATCTCATCTTTGCTTGCCAATTCTGGGATGCAGGGGTCCTCCTCGCTCAAGGACATTCCTGTGGTGATCATGTCGTCTGAGAATGTGCCTGCCCGGATCAGCAGGTGAGCTTCAAGTGCATTCAATTTAAACCTTGTCTCATCATGTTCTTATTCAGTACTCCTACTAGCAGCATTTATCGAGTTGGTCCACAACACACTAGGCAGGGAAATTTATAACTAGGACGGAGCTGAGATTGATCTGCTAGTTCATGCGTAGAATCAGCCATTGTGTGACCGGTGCCTGCTGTTCTTGCCTGCCTGCTTCTTCTGAACTGAAGTGAGATTTGTAGGTAGTAGTACGTGGTACAGATCATGGTGAAAGGGTTGGGGGTTGTCTAGGGAGCAGAAGGAATATAACGCCATCATGCTAGATTACCAGTTTTGCATGAAAAGATTCAGAATGGATTGAGTGAATGTGTGAGGGATTATTTAATTTCTTCTCCTTTTGACAAAAGGCGCCTAGGGATTATTTAGTTTAATGTTTGCACAAAAAAGGCTTCTTCAGGCGCTGGGATCGATTTCTTAATTTGGTTGGAGCACTGAAAGATTTGCAACTTTTGCCTCTAAAAATTTGTGCCTTGTAGTAGGAGTATTAGTTAAAGCCTGTCTAGTTTAGTAGGTCTAAAGCTTGCAAATAAATATAACATCCCTGCAAAACTCTGCTTTCCAGCTTGCTAATACAGCTCATCTCTTTCCTTTCCTCCTCTGCCTCGTAGACTTTTCAGTTTTGCCAAAATGACAATCAACAATATTTCTATTTAGTCACTGCCTATTACGCCTATAcctaacaaaaaaaaattcagtTCCTGCAAGGGTCCAATTGGTTTCAATTTAAACGTCCAAGATTTGATCTTTTTcagataagaacaaaagaggggCATAGTAGCGTGATTTGACGGGACAGGGAAGAGAAAAAGGCTCAGGAATTCCCCAGAACAGCTCCCTTGACGTTGCCGTGTAACGGAACGGAGGGGCTGCTTTGGGGTGTGGACTGTAGGGATGGTGGTGGTGGGGCAACTGAATGCGCCGCGCTGCGTTTTCATGCATAGATCGCCAGATCTCGGTGACAGCAACGTAAAGCATAGGAAAGGTTCCTCTCAGTGCCTTGCTGTGCTGTGTTGGTGGGCCAAGATCTCACGAAATCTTTCGGACACAAACCCACACCAAATGGAAGGATTTCTTGCAAAAAAAATTATATTTATTATCTTTGTGTGTTGTATATACGTAATACGTATATACACAAAAAATATATTTCTGCTTCGAGTTCTCGTAGTATTTCTGTGGTCACTGTGCGGTGGTCAAAATTTCTGGGCGAATAGTGGGAAGGGGCTGTGCTGAGTCAAAAAAGGGCGCTGAAATTCGAAAGACCGATCTTTTCCCTGTGGGAGCAAAGATCTCTGACACGTCTGCCCTGTCCTTGGGCTTGGAGTGATGTGATCACTTGTCTCAGTCTCTCAGAAACCAAAGGGGGAAAGAAGAGTATTCGATTCTTCTCTACCCTTGCTTCCTTCCTTGTTCCTTCCAAGCAATCTGCAGCTTCCATCCCATTTCCAGCTAACGATTGCAAGGTTTTCAGGTGCTTGGAAGATGGCGCAGAGGAGTTCTTCCTGAAGCCCGTGAAGCTGGCCGACATGAAGAAGCTCGAGTCACACCTGCTGAAACGGAAGCAGCCCAAGAAGCCTCAGGCGCAGGCGGTGGAGCCTGAGCAGCAGCTGGACCCGCACACGCAGCCGGCGCAGGAGCCGGAGGAATCGGCGGCAGAGCCAGTGGTGGCCGTATCTAATGGAACCGCCGTCGGCGACTGCAACGGCGGCAACAAGAGGAAGGCGGTGGCcatggagcagcagccggaggaggGGCTGACCGTGACGGTGACGGTGCCAGAGAGCACCAAGCCGAGGCTGTCGACGAGCAGCCTGGCGGTGGAGACCTGATCATCGGACGGCAACCGGATCACATACTACTACGTACATTAATCTAGCAGTGCATGCAGTCCAGAGGCACGGCAAGCAACGACCCAGCCCGCAGCCAAGAAAGAACTCGTCCTCCTTTCTTTCGCTGGTTCTTGGAGGTAACCAATGGAGGGGTGGGTCATTACCGCTtcgcccggggggggggggggggggggggggtagctcTAAGTGAAAAAACAATTACGTAGCGGCGGCTGCTTCGGCCTGCAAATTTTGTTGTGCTCATGGTCATGGACACCCTTGTGTTGTTCATTAGGAAGGGGGGAAGGAACGGTGAAAAGGAAGCTGTAGATAAAAAGGCAGGCGCCTCGGATGCTCTTGATGTTTAGGCTAATTTTTAATTTCACTCGGTTTATTAATCACGGTACTGACTTGCTGCCTCAAAACCTGTGATGTTTGCTGCGTGTGTTGATGGATGGATCAATCGGCTGCTGCTCCATGGCGATATGTATACTGAATATTCAGATAAAACATGTTGTAAGGGCCCGTTTAGATGCCacccaaaatctaaaatttttcaagatttcccgtcacatcaaatcttgcggcatatgcatgaaacattaaatgtaggtaaaaagaataactaattgcacaatttaccCGTAATtgatgagacgaatcttttaagcctaaatagtccataattagacaatttttgtcaaatacaaacgaaagtgctacagtagccaaaagtaaaaaattttcgcatctaaacggggcctaataaTCTGAACATTCAATAGCGTTCTTGGCCGTAGCAGATGAGCTTTTCTTTCCCCTGTCAGCCTGCCTGACGATCTTTTCTTTCCCCTGTCGGCCTGCCTGACGATGGAGGCAAAAATTCTACAGCATGGACAACGTAACAGtctaaatagtatttttctctcacaccaaatcagccaataaTAATAATCCACCATCGTATCGGCCTTGGCCGAACAGGCTGTTCAGTGGCCCTCCACGCCGATCTGATGTCGGTCCCCTCGAAACAACGTTCGAAGGACAGACAGATCTCCATTCAGACGCAACATGAGAAAAGAAAAAtcacctaggccttgtttagatgtcatctaaattccaagtttttttattttctcttaatcacatcaatttttagtcgtttgcatggagtattaaatataggtaaaaaaaaactaattacacagtttagttggaaatcacgagatgaatcttttgagcctagttggtccacgattggacaatatttaccaaataagacgaaaatggtactattcatcgggttaaaATTTTTTTTGTAAAGTGAACAAGGCCATAGTAGGAGTGAACTGTAACAGTAAGAAACTGCTACTAGCACTGACTGATTTACATGCAGATGAAGAAtatgataaaaaaaatataaGGAGAGATTACTCTAAGAAACATACTAGTATAATTTAATGGAAAACACTGTTTGATACGTGTGCCATACTGGCATGACGCTACGGTAGCACTGGCACGGCAATTTTTTAGGCAACGGCGAGGGTAGTCACGGCATCGAAGCAACTACTGGTGGTTGGGCGGGACGAGGGGCAGGATCCGGCAGGATCACCGCGGATCCAATAACTAGCAATATCCGGAGATCTCTCTGCGATCACACACGCCTCACCCAGCACCGGCTGCCAATGAATTTTGTGGGATAGAAAAAACAAGGACAAGGTCGTCTCGTCTCTGAATCGAACTGGCTCTGCTCAATTGCTCATGCATGCACGCACGGCCTGATGGCCAGTATGCATGCGTTGCATCTGGGCATGTGTGTGTGTGGCAAGTTGGGCAAATTGCTGGCCACGTGGTGTGGTCCGCTCCCTGTCTCTGGTCTCCGCGCGCTCCTCGTCCTCTCCCCTCGCTTGGCTTGCTTGCTTGTCATGACAGCCTTGCCTTGCTGCCGGTGGAGTGGACCGGAGGTGGAggatgctgctattgccatggatgGGGCAGCCCGGGCAAGGAGGCAGCCAACTGCTTCCAAGATTTGGCGTACCACGCTTGTCGTTTCGGGCTTTTCTGCTCCCTCTTTTCGGCTGGGGACACAGACGCGACGACCGGACAATGggattttgcttttttttttaaataaaaaaatgcaCCGGAGTGTTTAGAACTTTAGATGCATGTATGGACATAATAATACGTGTACAAGGGTCGTCTATGAGCGATTCGACTGCTAAATATTTGAGATTACCGAAGTACATACTACAGGACATGGCCTCTTACGGGAAAAAAAACACGTTAATGCCCCTAAAAAACACGTTAATGAGACATGAAAGTTGACAAACTTCGGTTATATGATGATCCCCTAGTGAGTAGAGTACGGGATAAACACCAATGTTAACCAATACCCATCAAATCTGCTGCTTAGTTTTAATCCCTCCGTTCTAAACTATAAGATACTCaagtttgtcctaagtcaaactatgtTAAATTTGACTAAAAATATAATGAAGAGTATTAACATCTACCACATCAAAgagatatattataaaaatatgtatTCATAATGTATCCAATTAAACTAATTTTAAGTCctatgtattttttttctttttctataagTTTTATCAGTAATTTGAATTAGCACAAAACTGGATTTTTTATATTTCAAGATCATAGCGGCAAAACTTGTCCATCTAAATCAAATCCTAAACTCGATAGAGATGCTCGTATTTCACTAACCTTGATACATAAATAAACGAAGCTATTCCCCATCAATCTTATATTTTGGAAGATGAACGGGGTACTATCTTTAAAACTTCACTTATAGTGGCGTAGTAACTTTTTTACGTGGATCTTTCAGGAAATCAAATTGTTTTTCAATTTCAGTTTTAAATCTAGCTATATCTAATAACTTTAATTTATATGGACTATTTTATTTAGGCACCTTTAATATTTGAGTTTTATACGAGCTCTTAGGCTATTTTTCTTTCCAACTCTTATATGGTAATTAAATGTCTATTTTAATTTATTATCATGAATTAaatatttattaattatattaGCCCTAGACTCTTTGGTTTAATCTAAACGATAGACAATCACAAAACATAATGGTGTAGATTTTTTCCTTCTTGATCAATACTGTAATTTTTAGGATCTCTTGACGAACATAGTGAATTATTTCACACTGATAAGTGATACTCCCTGCATTCTAAATTTACAgacattttagcttttctagatataatAATTTTGTATGCATTTAGATAAACATTATGTTCAGATACATAGGAAAAACAATGGAACTGGAAAAGTCAAGACATCTTCTAATTTGAAAGGAGGGAGCAGTACATAGATTTCACGCCGGTTCTGGCTAAAGTCACCAAGTGCCCAAAAAAAAAATAGTTGTCCCACCTGTCATATGTACCCCCACAGGTCTATAGCTCGCTTGATGGTCCATGTCCATCCACTGAGCCCCTGACTCAAGCAGGAAGCTCTGCCACAGTAACTGAAGGCCCAGCAAGGCCTGCATGATTTACGGCCATGTGATGTGACAGAAAGGTCTTCTCGTCCCACCGGGCCTATTAGAAACCAGGCCTCAACTGATCCAACCCAAGCCCGCAAAGGAATCCTCCCCCAGGAAAGCGGTCCAGGCCCATCTGCGCCCGAGCCCATGTACTCCGTAAGTCCTACGGGCTAGGGCGTAGCGTCCTGGACTCTCCGTCTCTCCCGATGCGACAAACAGATTGGGATTGGGAGGAGTCACAGTCACTTTGCGGGTAATGGTCTGATGCTCTGACGCTCTGACGACAACTAAACACCTGTTCCACTTTAATAATCCAATCCAAGTGTATAGCTGCTCAACTCCGCTCCGCAACCCAATTCCGCCGGTGAGGATTCACCACACGCCAGGTCGCTCCTCGATCGCGGAATCCCCTTCCTGCTGGTGCGCCGTCTTCCGTTGCTCCGGTAAGAACCCTCGCTCGTCGCGCGTCGCTCGGACTAGAAGCCCTGCTCTTCTCTATCAGTCGTCGCTCGCTCGTCGGGATAGGGAAAATTAATGCGATTCCGAAATCTTGCCTGTTCGTCTGTTCGCGCGATGCCATAGCGAACAATGCAATCATCATCCTTTTGGTTGTTTTCTAAATAAAAGCGAGTCTCGTCTTTTTTTAGGCAAAGTCAATGCGATTTCGAAATCTTTTCTGACGAAGCATACACTCATCGTGGCACCAGTGGGTGGAACTAGTAATCGTACTAGCAGTAGGTTCATAAATCTCAGCCCACTCCACCGGCAGCGGACCCGCTTCAGCGCTGACTCGTCGATCGATCGCTTCCTGCCTTGCTGGCGccggctgcagcctgcaggtacGACACGGATCCTCATCTCGCACCGCATAGAATGCGATCGCTTGCCTTTGCCTCGTAGTGATTTTGTCGGGTCAAGGATGGATCTCGTCTCGGTTCTCCGGATCATCCTCTTACCACGATCTGGGTTTTTGGGAAGGAACCGAGGTTTTGAGGTTAGATTTCCATTTCCTCCTAGTCGTAGGTAACGGGCTATGGTGGCCGTTCCATCTCGGGGAGGGCTGCGGGCTGCGGGCTGCAGCCGCAGGGGGATGGCGGCTGTGGACTGTGGAGCGCTTCGTTTAGTGGGGAGTGGGTTGCGTGGAAAGGCATTGACGGGTGCTCGGAGCAGCGAAGGTAGAAACGAGATTGAGACGAGCGACGTTCAGGAGTCCAGATGAGCTTAAAGCTAATCATCCTTCATAGCTGCAGATACAGCCATACAGAGTGAGTGGGCGTGCTCCACAGGTAATTATTAGAGAAAATGACATTCTACAGACCATCCCGAAAGTGCATTTTCTTCGGGCAGTTGTTAGTGCTGCCGCAGCAGCTGTGGTCTGGTATATATAACCTATAGAAGCACCACTCTAGTTTGTTCAAAGCTCCAGCATAGCGGCACACAATCCTAAAATCAGTTAACCGGTTTGCATACTCCAAGTTAGAGCATTCTCAAGTGCCATGCTACATACATTTTGTCTATTCTGATGATATGGCATTTCCATGTTTTTCCAGGACATGTGTCTTTGACAGCTCGTTTGAGGAAAGAGGTGCCCCTGTTTGTCCATAATGGCTTTAGCTTATGCCAGTGCCATGTTTCCTCTGTCGAGCCCTTCACATAAAACTTGGGAGGACCCATCATTCTTCAAGTGGAGAAAGCGTGAGGCGCATGTGCCATTGCGCTCACAGGACACACTGGAAGGTAGGTTCTAATCCACTCTTCCAATAGCTGATTTTGACTTTCCTATGTCCAAATTGTTTAATTGGTTTGCTCCCTTTTATTTCCTATATCCATAGGAGCCCTGAAGTATTGGCATGAACGGAGGAATGTGAACTATCTCAATTCTGACGCTGCTGTCTGGAATGATGATGCGGTTCGCGGTGCTTTGGAAAGTGCTGCTTTTTGGTCCAAGGGCTTACCATACGCCAGATCTCTAAGTGGATACTGGAAATTCCTTTtgtctccttcagcagaaagtgTTCCGGAGAGATTCTATGATCCTCATTTTGATGATTCAAATTGGGCGCCTTTGCCAGGCACGGTGCTACAACTTCCTTCTGCCTTTTCATCCTTGCATTTTAGCTGAGAAGGTGCTTGTTGTTCAGCATGTTCTCTTGCACATTATTTGAAAATTATTCTCAAGTGAGTCCTACTTGCTTGCAGTTCCCTCAAATTGGCAAATGCATGGGTTTGACCGTCCAATCTACACAAATGTCACTTATCCTTTCCCATTGAACCCACCATTTGTGCCTGCTGATAATCCCACGGGTTGTTACAGGACAGTTTTTCACATCCCAAAAGAGTGGAAAGGTATGCTATTTACATAATATTTGGTATTCTGTACAGCAATCATGATATGTTGGTGCTAATTGCCACCCAATTTTCTGTTCTCTGTTCTGAATCCTTCTATTGCATTTAAACTAGCAGTAAGCAACTCGAATACTAAGAATTTTAGATAAAGTGACGCTAATCTCCtttcttttctctctccctccctccctgcgaTGATGATTTGAATGACGTTGCCATTATTATTGAATATTTGTCTTGTTCGAGAAGATATGTGGTTCATGAACTTGAAAAGTAATCGCTGACAGTAGCAGACCTGTTGTGAAGTTCTGTGTTGGTTTCACAATGTTTGTGTGATTCTTCACAAGTTTTGGCCAAACATGGTTATTGCATAGCTGGCTATCTCCTCGGACAAACTGCTCTGTGCTGGTTACATATAcatgtttttatttatttctacCCCCCTCCCCCTTTGCTATGTTATTCCTTTAATGTCTCCCAGGATGCGTCTTATGACATTTTCTGAACTTTTTCCATTCTTTGACATGGATAACACCTTTGTCTCTAAAATTTAAATGGATCTAGCTCTTACTGTTGTTCCTAACATTCCCCATCAATCATTTTGCACAATTCTGTGCTGATTATGATTTCTGATAGGTCGGAGGATCTTGCTGCACTTTGAAGCTGTTGATTCTGCATTCTTTGCTTGGGTAAATGGAGTACCAATTGGGTATAGGTATGGAAAACCCGCAAAATGCATTGGTTTTCTTTCCTTGTACTCTAGTCTAATCTGCAATCTACAGTACAAATAATTTATCAAGTTAACAATGTTGATGGTAAACTAATCCCTTGTCCACCTATTTACTGCCAATGGATCCTGTGAAGCCTGTTCTCATTATCACTGTTTCGGTATCTGACTCATAATTTTTGCGTGATCCCCTTAAAAGGTTTCTGTAGATTAAAAGTGGAAAAGTGGAATACACGATAATCTGCAACCATGAATTGTTTGTTGTGTGGTATCCAAAAAGTTCACACGTATAGATCTTTTCAGCATTTTAGTTTCCATTTAACATCTTTCACTTTCTATTTGAAAGAAGCGAAGATTCTCCCAGTTCCCAACCTTATAAATCATGTTTTCCTGCTGTGATTTGTTTTCTGAATGCTTAGATGTACAAAACTCTGTTTTCTATATGAACATAGCTTTAAAAATGATAGCTTAAATATTTTGGTTGTGATTTAGGAGTGTTGGTCTGCTGGCTACCTGCTGTTtgtatttttgtttctttttaggACACTTTTGAGACAAGATGTCGTGGACTCCTTTGTGGGCCGCGCATACAGGTGCAGGAAGAAGCCTTCTCAGGCAAGTTAGGGGGTAATTTGAAAATAAGAGATATTTTAGAGATTGAGTTAGATTGAGTTGTTTTAGAATTCCAGGAAAGCCTCATCTATAAAGGCTTATAGTTTTGTATTAGGGAAATCTTATCGCAAGAAGAAGAACCTTCCTAGGGTGGGGGGCTCTCCTTCGATCGACACACCCTGGATCTCCAGCGGCTGTTCAGGTTGATACCCCCTCCGCTCTAATCCCAATTTGCGAGTCTCCTTGCTTTCTCCCTTGCGTTCTCCCCACAGGCTGCGCCGTATCACAAGAAGATTCTTGAAGTTTTTTAATTACACATAATGTGTTATAGTGCTCTATCTGGTTTGACC
Coding sequences within:
- the LOC136451109 gene encoding two-component response regulator ORR4-like gives rise to the protein MTVVDAESRFHVLAVDDSIVDRKLIEMLLKNSSYHVTTVDSGSKALELLGLRDNDAEDASSPSSSSPDQQEIDVNLIITDYCMPGMTGYDLLKRVKGSSSLKDIPVVIMSSENVPARISRCLEDGAEEFFLKPVKLADMKKLESHLLKRKQPKKPQAQAVEPEQQLDPHTQPAQEPEESAAEPVVAVSNGTAVGDCNGGNKRKAVAMEQQPEEGLTVTVTVPESTKPRLSTSSLAVET